CTTGGGCTACATATACACCACCACCTCCGTATGCTCCACATTTTGTCACATCGTATTTTTCATACATTGCTCCGGTTTTCTTGTAAGCTACATAGTTCGTTCTTATCCATCGGATAACAATGTCTTTAGCTAAGGCTCTTGCCTCTTCTAGCCCAGACCTCGCGAGACCTTCAATGATCATGTGTTGAATGGGGGGCCAACCATTTGGAAAATCCCTATTGTAAATTGATATGAGTGATCAAAGATTAAAAAGCACCTTAGTATCATAAATTTTCCACTTTATTTCAATAAGAGTAAAAACAAGCTATGTACCATTGTTGTCCAGTATTAGACAAGGTCCCTGCAATCCCTGCAGGTTGAAGCAGGCCCGAGTTCTCGAGACTTTGAACAACTTTTCGAGTTGTGATATCATCTTCAATTGTAACAAATCAGAAAGAATATCATTATATGCTCAAGTAGTGATGTCTATATCCATATATATATCAGAGATATAGTATACAGACCTGAATTGAATAATTCAATCCACAAAGGAACAAAGTTAGAGGCAAATGACTTCTTGTTCTGGTGTATATCTTCCCATTTATAAATATCCTAATATCACAAACAAGTGAAACAAAACTTAGAATGCTTTAAGTTTTCAAGGTGTGAAAACATGTGCACGAATTCGTGCAAGATATACCACCTCGGATGTGTAACTATTGCCTAGCCAGTAATCAAGCCATTGCCCCATCTCCGCGTTCCAAAAGATACAATTGATGGCCCTTTGTCTATTTTGAGAAGCTTCTGTAAATCGTGCAAAAATGCTAGTATCTCCAACAAGATTTGCTAAAAAGGCTACGTCAAGTTCCATCTGTGATACAATTTAAAAGCCCATGTTATATGCAAGGTCACATTTACAAGGCCTAATTTTCAGTGATTTTACAACTTACCTTCAGAAGGAATGCATTCAGATCAACTGGTAGAATTGATGTTGTACTAGTTGTTGTGAGATCAGGTTCATTCCTGCGATACAAGATAAAAACAGTTTCGCATTATCAAACTATAATGAGAGATAAATGATTAGTAAGGCTGCATTATAACGTCTGAATAATGTGCTACCTCATCCATCTTGAACTGAAATCCCATCCACTTTCAGCAGCTGACGCCAACTCACGGTAAAATTGTCTTTTCTCACAGATATTTGGGAGTTTGGAAGCTGTTTTACTGTCCTATATCAAATGCAAAATAAAAAGAACCTGTAGTTTGCACTTGCAGGAATATCATGATAATCCAAGTCAGAAATATGAGATTGCAAGCTTTACAATAGTTGATGATTCTGGCCGGGGTTCATTCCACATAGCATAGTATCGACTCAAACTATGGTTCGATCCCTGAGCATCTTGAATAGTCACTTTATGGATTCCTACAAAAAAAGTGGGAATGACAGACTTACCATAAAAAGCATTTAAGCCAGAAGAATTGAATAATAAAGCCCAAAAACATAGTATAAACTTAACATAGCCAACACATTGCTAGAAAAGCAACAGCCAATTTAATAGGAACAGAAAAGAACAAGATAGTACCTGAATTCCAAAAATGATACTCTTTGAGCAAAGCAGGAAGAGATCTTCTAACCAAGTCCAAATCGCCTGTCCGGTTGTATATTTCAACAATCATTGCAGCCAGGAGAGGAGGCTGACTGAACATGTGAAACACAAGATACGATAAGAATTTTCACAGCATGAAAAGATGAGCTAAGTAGTGAAAGATATACAATTACTCCCTCCTTCGCATTTTATGTGCAATAAGTTAAGCTGACTAGTATGTTCTATTggtagtacaacaacaacaaacccagtgtaatcccactggggtttggggagggtgggatgtacgcagccttacccctaccttggaaaggcagagaggctgtttccatgTTCTATTGATagtattaaaagaaaaataaaccaTTGAAAGTTGGTGAGGTGTCGCAAAAACTGAAACTGTCACATATAGGAAGAACATACACAAGTTAAAGCATCGTAAAGGCTGCAAGTTTTATGAATCAAGATGTGAAAAGATTCTTGCCTTCTATTACTGTAGTATGCTCGTGCACCATTAAGAACATAACCGAATTGATCTATCAGAGAAACCAGATTACTCACAATCCCTTTTGCAGTTTCATACATATTGCTTGCTAACAAGCCCCTGCATAAAAAATATGGCTAACGTATAAGATTTGCTCGAAAGAGAACTATTAAAAGGACGATAAGGGCAGGAACTCCTGGAAGTATCAGAATACGGAACATTGCAACATCATCACTTCATACAATAACACTTAACAATGAAATTAGATTCCAGCACGTTAATCAAACCATAGAACAAAGAAAAGATTGCATATTTCTGTCGAAATAAGGGGCGGAGCTAGCATAGGATTTGTCGAACCCATTAACTTTGGTCTAAACCatgtatttttcttaaaaagTTTATTACagatatataaattattaatttagaactcagtaaCATAAACAAACAAGAATCCCGAACCCACATGCTTCAAACCCTGGCTCCGCCTCTGGTCGAAATGGTAGGCCTCAAGAATATACTTACATTCACAGAATGCAGAGTTGTGTTCAGAAACTTCAACACTTAAAAGATCTAACAAATACTAAACTTTTCATAGGATAGAACAGTAGATAATATTCATTCAACCAATTCATTGTTTCTTTAGAAAGTAAAGTAATTCGATCTTGTGTAAAACATGAGCTGAACTTCTATCACTTGCACAATATCGACTATCTCATAAACTGAAAAGAAGTAACTTCCACTCACTAATATCTTTTCATTTCAACTTTACCAATTTACTTCATGTAAAAACAAGCAAAAGCAACAATTATTAACAGCATTTAACAAAGGCCCGGTGCATTAAGCTCCCGCTATGGGATCCGGGGAAGGGCTGGACCACAAGTGTCTATTATATGCAACCTTACCCGCATTTCTacgagaggctgtttccacggctcgaactcgtgacctcctAGTCACATGACTttacaacaactttaccagttatgcCGAGGCTCCCATTTAACATAGGGAAGCAAGGAAAAAAAGACTAACCTTATTATCCAGTAAGAATCCCAGTAATAAACCTCTCTGTAACGCGATCCTGCTATAATAACTGGATTTTTCAATGGAATTAAAGTATACAACTCTGGATTTTCCAATACATGATCAGAAACTTTCCTACTTAAATTCTTCCAAAGTGAATGCACTTCCAATGCCCAAGCCCTCACCTCAGAATTCTTCACCTTTGGCAAAAAACCTTCAGGCTCAGCAACAAAATCCACTGGCTCAACATAAACCAAATCCTCATCTGCACCATTCAAATATTTGCCTATAAACACATCCAAATCATGTGTTGGAATTGAACCATTCACAGTTCTTGGAAGCTTATTAAAAGCTTCAACTGTTGCTGAAAGATTCTGTTTAAGTGACATGTCAACATATAGTTTTGCATCAAACCCTTTGTAGCCATAGGATTGAAGAGCAGCTTCTTGaactttttcaagaaaaataactaAAGGGGTTGTTGGAATTACAGGTCCCTTGTTAGTAGATGTACATGTTTCAGATTTAATCATATTCATTGCTGTTAATGATAATATAAACAGAGTGAAAATCATAACAATTATGGCCATATTGTGAGAAGTTAAGGGGTTGAATTGGTTATGCCATAGCCAATTATTGGACCTGTCAATTATTGTCTTTGTTTATGCTCCGCCATTAATGTTGTAACACGTGCAGATTTCTGAAGGTAGAGCATTTCACTAAAATATTCTTGATTTTGTCCTCAAATAT
The DNA window shown above is from Nicotiana tomentosiformis chromosome 8, ASM39032v3, whole genome shotgun sequence and carries:
- the LOC104110887 gene encoding probable trehalase, with the translated sequence MAIIVMIFTLFILSLTAMNMIKSETCTSTNKGPVIPTTPLVIFLEKVQEAALQSYGYKGFDAKLYVDMSLKQNLSATVEAFNKLPRTVNGSIPTHDLDVFIGKYLNGADEDLVYVEPVDFVAEPEGFLPKVKNSEVRAWALEVHSLWKNLSRKVSDHVLENPELYTLIPLKNPVIIAGSRYREVYYWDSYWIIRGLLASNMYETAKGIVSNLVSLIDQFGYVLNGARAYYSNRSQPPLLAAMIVEIYNRTGDLDLVRRSLPALLKEYHFWNSGIHKVTIQDAQGSNHSLSRYYAMWNEPRPESSTIDSKTASKLPNICEKRQFYRELASAAESGWDFSSRWMRNEPDLTTTSTTSILPVDLNAFLLKMELDVAFLANLVGDTSIFARFTEASQNRQRAINCIFWNAEMGQWLDYWLGNSYTSEDIYKWEDIHQNKKSFASNFVPLWIELFNSDDITTRKVVQSLENSGLLQPAGIAGTLSNTGQQWDFPNGWPPIQHMIIEGLARSGLEEARALAKDIVIRWIRTNYVAYKKTGAMYEKYDVTKCGAYGGGGVYVAQTGFGWANGVVLALLEEFGWPEDLKIDYY